One window of Myxocyprinus asiaticus isolate MX2 ecotype Aquarium Trade chromosome 4, UBuf_Myxa_2, whole genome shotgun sequence genomic DNA carries:
- the LOC127439677 gene encoding low molecular weight neuronal intermediate filament-like: MSYSGDMYTSSSYRKIFGDAPRRVTMGSSSSPSRVTVGYRSGPQHHRSYASPPSMITSSSYRTKLGSGRGGFQSMPDSVNLTQTTAITNELKIIRTNEKEQLQGLNDRFVTFIEKVHNLEQHNKVLEAEVALLRQRHNEPSRLHDLYEQEIRELRARVEELTHEKSQVHLDCAQMNEALERVKEKLDEETRLREEAENNMKGYRKDVDDATLSRLELEKKVESLLDEIAFLRKVHDEELQELQASLQATQVSVEMDVSKPDLAVALKDIRAQYESLSSQNQQQAEEWYRSKFVNVTEAAARNNDALKQTKDELGEYRRQLQARTLEIEAMKAHNESLERQLAEMEDRHGNEIGELQDTIQQMESALHSTKGEMSRHLREYQDLLNVKMALDIEIAAYRKLLEGEECRLSSVGGAMLQSAYSYPSSRTYALSAYRKGGAKPEEEEEQEEEEEEMEEKKEEEGEEEAGEEGEDGEEDEELEEQGDKEEEEEEEEQEDKKEKEKEDEKKEKEEKKKDQKDQKEQKENEKEKEKENEKEKKSDSKGDSNKAESKSEKGDSNKGEKAPAVKSK, translated from the exons ATGAGTTACTCCGGCGACATGTACACGAGCAGCTCGTACAGGAAGATTTTTGGAGATGCGCCACGCCGCGTCACCATGGGCAGCAGCAGCAGCCCGTCCCGGGTGACGGTGGGGTACCGCTCCGGACCCCAGCACCACCGCAGCTATGCTTCTCCACCCTCCATGATCACATCCTCAAGTTATCGCACCAAACTTGGATCTGGCCGCGGCGGCTTCCAGTCCATGCCGGACTCCGTGAACCTGACGCAGACCACTGCCATCACCAACGAGCTGAAGATCATCCGCACAAATGAGAAGGAGCAGCTGCAAGGCCTCAACGACCGCTTCGTGACGTTCATCGAGAAGGTGCACAACCTCGAGCAGCACAACAAAGTTCTTGAAGCCGAAGTGGCACTGCTGCGCCAGCGTCACAACGAGCCGTCTCGACTGCACGACCTCTACGAGCAGGAGATCCGCGAGCTGCGCGCGCGCGTCGAGGAGTTGACGCACGAGAAGAGCCAGGTGCACCTGGACTGCGCACAGATGAACGAGGCGCTCGAGCGCGTCAAGGAGAAGCTGGATGAGGAGACGCGTCTGCGGGAGGAGGCCGAGAACAACATGAAGGGGTACCGCAAGGACGTGGATGATGCCACTCTCTCCCGCCTAGAGCTCGAGAAGAAAGTTGAGTCCCTGCTGGATGAGATCGCGTTCCTTAGGAAAGTGCATGACGAAGAACTGCAGGAGCTGCAGGCGTCACTTCAGGCCACACAG GTGTCTGTTGAGATGGATGTAAGTAAGCCTGACCTCGCTGTGGCCTTAAAGGACATCCGTGCCCAGTACGAGTCTCTCTCTTCCCAGAACCAGCAGCAGGCAGAGGAATGGTACCGCTCCAAGTTTGTCAATGTGACGGAGGCGGCAGCCCGCAACAATGATGCTCTGAAGCAAACCAAGGATGAGCTGGGCGAGTACCGCCGACAGCTGCAGGCGCGCACACTGGAGATCGAGGCCATGAAAGCCCACAACGAGTCCTTAGAGAGACAGCTGGCAGAGATGGAGGACCGCCATGGCAACGAGATCGGCGAGCTACAG GATACTATTCAGCAGATGGAATCTGCATTGCACAGCACTAAAGGTGAAATGTCTCGCCACCTGCGTGAATACCAGGATCTGCTGAATGTCAAGATGGCACTGGATATTGAGATCGCTGCCTACAG GAAGCTGTTGGAAGGTGAAGAATGCCGTCTAAGCTCTGTGGGCGGAGCCATGTTGCAGTCCGCTTACTCTTATCCGTCAAGCCGCACTTATGCCCTGAGCGCCTACAGGAAAGGTGGAGCTAAACCTGAAGAAGAGGAAGAgcaagaagaggaggaggaggagatggaAGAGAAGAAAGAAGAGGAAGGAGAGGAGGAGGCAGGAGAGGAAGGAGAGGATGGAGAAGAAGATGAAGAGCTGGAAGAACAAGGTGataaggaagaagaagaagaggaggaagaacaGGAGGAcaagaaagagaaggaaaaggagGATGAGAAGAAGGAAAAGGAAGAAAAGAAGAAGGACCAAAAGGATCAGAAGGAACAGAAGGAGAATGAGaaggagaaagaaaaggagaatGAGAAGGAGAAGAAGAGTGATAGCAAGGGCGATAGCAATAAGGCAGAGAGCAAGAGTGAGAAGGGGGACAGTAACAAGGGTGAAAAAGCCCCTGCCGTCAAGAGCAAGTAA